In Rhodothermales bacterium, the genomic window GTCAGGAAGCGGCAAATCATAGGAGAACGGGAGGCGTGCGCTTTGCGTCATCGCCAGGGAGGAAGAGGCGAGTCGCAGACGTGGCTATGTGAGAAAACAGAGCGTGAATGGTGGATGCGCGCTTGGATAGCACAAGGGTACTGGAGAAGGCCGAAACGAGTAAGTCAAAAAAACGCACCTGACTGCGTCGCCGACGGCACACACGGCTAGCAAAATGACCGGGGGTAGCGTCTCTAAGGGGAGAAACGCTGTAGGGGATTGACCGACACCGGGAGAGGGGAGCAGAGGGCGAGGCCCAAGATGCGGAGGGACTATGTTGTTTTCATAGTGGTTTCTGCCTTTCCCACCTTGCCTTGCCGACCATGCTACGGCCTCACATCTCCCTTGAGTGCCTCAACGTCGGGGTGCAAAAACTCATTACTGAGTGGCCGCGACCCGGCTCACCGTCGGAACGGCAACGATTCGCGCAGTTGCAGGAGGCGTTCCCGAAACAGTTCCAAGAGGTCTTCCCCGATCCACACAGGGCACGGACCGTCGTCGTCATCCCAAGCCTCTCGTTGCCGCCGGAGGAGTTGAAAAAGATATCTGGGGTGAATCATTACGAAGAGCGAATGCTCTTCACGCTCATGCTGCTCCGCATGCCGCGGACGCGGCTGATCTTCATCACGAGCGAGCCCATCGCCCCCGGCATCATCGACTATTACCTCCAGCTTCTCCCCGGCGTGCCGAGCGTGCATGCGCAAGAACGACTCACCTTCTGGGCATGCCACGACGCATCGCCGATTCCGCTCGCGCAAAAAGTGCTCGACCGGCCCCGCCTGATTCAGCGGATCCGTCACGGTATCGTAGACCCCAGCGCGGCACACCTCACCTGCTTCAACGCAACGGAGAGGGAGCGAACGCTCGCTGTCCGGCTCGGCATCCCGCTATACGCCTGCGACCCCGACCTCCATCACCTCGGAACGAAGAGTGGGAGCCGCGAGGTTTTTCGGGAAGCGGGGATCCCCTTCCCCGACGGGTTCGAAAACCTCCGAGACCTAGCCGATGTGACAGACGCACTGACGGAATTGAAACGCCGGCACCCTGCACTCCGACGCGCGGTGGTAAAGCTGGACGAAGGGTTCAGCGGCGAGGGCAATGCCGTCTTCACGTACGGCGACGATGC contains:
- a CDS encoding peptide ligase PGM1-related protein, whose product is MLRPHISLECLNVGVQKLITEWPRPGSPSERQRFAQLQEAFPKQFQEVFPDPHRARTVVVIPSLSLPPEELKKISGVNHYEERMLFTLMLLRMPRTRLIFITSEPIAPGIIDYYLQLLPGVPSVHAQERLTFWACHDASPIPLAQKVLDRPRLIQRIRHGIVDPSAAHLTCFNATERERTLAVRLGIPLYACDPDLHHLGTKSGSREVFREAGIPFPDGFENLRDLADVTDALTELKRRHPALRRAVVKLDEGFSGEGNAVFTYGDDAPEGAALHAWVQDRLPERLRFEAASETIERYGSAFEEMGGVVELFVEGAVKASPSAQCRVDPLHKPVVISTHDQVLGGPTGQVFLGCTFPAAEPYRMEVQHYGCRVAEILARRGALGRFSVDFVSVESQEGWDHYAIEINLRKGGTTHPYLMLEFLTDGHYDADTGCFLTLDDQPRYYYASDNLVSERYRGLIPRDLVEIAVYHGLHFHGAMQQGVVFHLIGALSEFGKLGVLCIGDSPETARRYYDDTVRVLDLETSGNAPP